The Mangifera indica cultivar Alphonso chromosome 8, CATAS_Mindica_2.1, whole genome shotgun sequence genome has a window encoding:
- the LOC123224393 gene encoding transcription factor bHLH162-like, producing MQQKVGSLKSDVMGCLIPNLGGKEMERKPGSSSTKIERKIIEKNRRNYMKNLYNNLNSLLPHSKEALSQPDQIDEAINYIKSLQEKLQKCKLKKENLMGRKRSYACTNSTAANSAATSKPPKIEIHEIGSTLEVVLITSVDSQFLFYEVIRILEEDGAEVVNANCTTAENNIFQVIRAEMGDRMFSFGAAKLTDRLNQFVLGSTSEVELLSPELWDFGVDPDCWDF from the exons ATGCAGCAAAAAGTTGGTAGTTTGAAATCTGATGTCATGGGATGTCTAATTCCGAACTTGGGAGGAAAAGAAATGGAGAGAAAACCAGGTTCTTCTTCAACaaagatagagagaaaaatCATTGAGAAGAATAGAAGGAATTATATGAAGAACCTCTACAACAATCTCAATTCCCTTCTCCCTCACTCCAAG GAAGCATTGTCACAGCCGGATCAGATAGATGAAGCTATAAATTACATAAAGAGCTTACAGGAAAAGTTGCAGAAATGCAAATTGAAGAAGGAAAATCTAATGGGAAGAAAAAGATCATATGCCTGCACAAATAGTACTGCTGCAAATTCGGCAGCAACTTCAAAACCACCCAAAATTGAGATTCATGAAATAGGTTCTACTTTAGAGGTGGTTTTGATAACCAGTGTAGATAGCCAGTTCTTATTTTATGAGGTTATTCGCATTCTTGAAGAAGATGGTGCAGAGGTTGTGAATGCCAATTGCACAACAGccgaaaataacattttccaaGTAATACGTGCAGAG ATGGGAGATAGAATGTTCAGTTTTGGAGCTGCAAAACTAACTGACAGATTGAACCAGTTTGTACTTGGATCCACTAGTGAAGTAGAGCTACTATCTCCAGAATTATGGGATTTTGGTGTCGATCCAGATTGTTGGGATTTCTAG
- the LOC123222377 gene encoding proton pump-interactor 4-like produces MKKCDEIGRRKDEVNQHILNLKRQQAETRSRYQRYVSVMNNARKLSQKKDVKALEELSLRQVGIFMSKWNKSEVFRCNYEKSMVQSLQIRQLYWDGRIRNLDKEEEQQLLLNC; encoded by the exons ATgaaaaaatgtgatgaaatagGGCGGAGAAAGGATGAAGTGAATCAGCacattcttaatctgaagagaCAACAGGCTGAGACG AGATCCAGATATCAAAGATATGTTTCAGTCATGAACAATGCCAGAAAACTTTCTCAAAAGAAAGATGTGAAGGCCCTTGAGGAATTGTCTCTCAGACAG GTTGGTATATTCATGTCGAAATGGAATAAAAGTGAAGTTTTTAGGTGTAATTATGAGAAAAGCATGGTGCAATCTCTTCAGATCCGTCAATTATACTGGGATGGACGAATCAGAAACTTGGACAAGGAAGAGGAACAACAACTCCTGTTAAACTGCTAA
- the LOC123223482 gene encoding G-type lectin S-receptor-like serine/threonine-protein kinase At2g19130 translates to MVTLIKKTWFSVCLMLLLFPFSKFHSSQGSDTISPGQSLSGNQTLISAGGIFELGFFTPGNSHNYYIGIWYKFPDKTVVWVANRKTPVSDPSSSVFKLLEDGNLVLLNQSGATIWSTNLTSNSVNSSIAQLLDNANFVLKNALDSSGGVLWQSFDHPTDHWIPGSKVGYNKLTKEKQILVSWRNRENPEPSLFSLHIDQRGNTHSLLWNKSKQYWTSGEWTGKIFTQVPEIQTDPYVKNVTFVSNENESYFTYESAIPNALTRFVLNASGQYNQFVWRSNFDGWKLLWARPTQQCEVYAFCGPNGICNQQKDYLCDCLEGFEPKIPKDWALGDHTDGCGRRVPLQCDGGEKNEFLVIPNIRFPGSSKSLGVDTLAECELACLSNCSCNAFAYDNGCLIWEADIYNLEQLASNSKIGRDLYLRIAASDWIGRRGKAKRNTTLVVCTTIAACITLFGLVLVILWKRSSASADSFKMVDSLVLFKYRDLRSATKNFAAKIGEGGFGYVFRGTLSNSIAIAVKELKCLNQSEKQFHTEVKTIGMIQHKNLVRLYGFCAEASKRFLVYEYMPNGSLETLLFLKGPKILNWQSRFRIAIGTAKGLAYLHEECRDCIIHCDIKPDNILLDAEYNPKVADFGLSKFFGREFSRVLTTMRGTIGYLAPEWISGEAITPKVDVFSYGMLLLEIISGRRNNELSGGGFENYFPLRVANAVNKGENVVMLLDHRLEGNAILEELLRACKVACWCIQNDEKDRPNMAQVVQILEDLSEVGIPPIPRFLRQLQDDVSEVVVHQETS, encoded by the coding sequence ATGGTTACACTAATCAAGAAAACATGGTTTTCGGTGTGTTTGATGCTTCTCTTGTTTCCATTTTCCAAATTCCATTCCTCTCAAGGTTCCGATACAATTTCACCAGGCCAGTCTCTTTCAGGAAACCAGACGTTAATCTCCGCCGGTGGAATATTTGAACTGGGTTTCTTTACTCCGGGGAACTCTCACAACTATTATATTGGCATATGGTACAAATTTCCTGACAAAACAGTTGTTTGGGTTGCAAATAGAAAAACGCCCGTCTCAGATCCTTCATCTTCAGTATTCAAACTCTTGGAAGATGGAAACTTAGTACTGCTCAACCAGAGTGGAGCTACAATATGGTCTACGAATTTGACCTCCAACTCTGTCAATTCTTCTATAGCGCAGCTTCTAGATAACGCAAACTTTGTTCTTAAAAATGCACTGGATTCGTCTGGTGGTGTATTGTGGCAGAGTTTTGATCACCCAACTGATCACTGGATCCCTGGTTCGAAGGTTGGGTATAATAAGCttacaaaggaaaaacaaatcCTAGTTTCATGGAGGAACCGAGAAAATCCAGAACCTTCACTCTTTTCTCTTCATATAGACCAAAGGGGAAACACTCACTCCTTACTGTGGAATAAGTCTAAACAGTATTGGACTAGTGGGGAGTGGACGGGAAAGATTTTTACCCAAGTTCCTGAAATACAGACGGATCCTTATGTTAAAAATGTCACATTTGTTTCGAACGAGAATGAGAGCTATTTTACATATGAGTCTGCCATTCCCAATGCTTTGACTAGATTTGTGCTTAATGCCTCCGGACAGTACAATCAATTTGTATGGAGAAGTAATTTTGACGGGTGGAAGCTGCTCTGGGCGCGGCCGACTCAACAGTGTGAGGTTTATGCTTTCTGTGGACCTAACGGTATCTGCAATCAGCAGAAAGATTATCTTTGTGATTGCTTAGAAGGATTTGAACCAAAAATACCAAAGGATTGGGCGCTGGGAGATCATACAGATGGATGTGGGAGGAGAGTTCCTTTACAGTGTGATGGTGGGGAGAAAAATGAGTTTCTTGTGATACCAAACATACGCTTCCCAGGGAGCTCAAAGTCTTTAGGAGTCGACACACTGGCAGAATGTGAATTAGCATGTTTGAGCAACTGTTCTTGCAATGCTTTTGCTTATGATAATGGGTGTTTGATCTGGGAAGCAGATATCTACAATCTAGAACAGCTTGCATCTAATAGTAAGATTGGAAGAGATTTATATCTTCGAATTGCAGCATCGGATTGGATTGGAAGGAGAGGAAAGGCAAAAAGAAACACCACTTTGGTTGTTTGTACAACAATTGCAGCCTGCATTACTCTGTTTGGCCTTGTCCTGGTAATTCTGTGGAAGAGAAGCTCAGCTTCAGCTGATTCATTTAAAATGGTGGATTCTTTGGTGCTTTTCAAATACAGGGACTTAAGAAGTGCAACAAAGAACTTCGCCGCAAAAATTGGTGAAGGAGGTTTTGGTTATGTTTTTAGAGGGACATTGTCTAATTCAATAGCTATAGCTGTTAAGGAACTCAAATGTTTAAATCAAAGTGAGAAGCAATTTCACACAGAAGTGAAGACTATCGGAATGATCCAACACAAGAATCTTGTTCGCTTATATGGATTTTGTGCTGAAGCTTCGAAAAGATTTTTAGTCTATGAATACATGCCAAACGGTTCTCTAGAAACGCTTTTGTTTCTAAAGGGTCCCAAGATTCTAAATTGGCAGAGTAGATTTAGAATTGCCATTGGGACAGCCAAAGGACTTGCTTATCTCCATGAAGAGTGCAGAGACTGCATCATACACTGTGATATCAAGCCTGATAACATATTGTTGGATGCAGAATACAACCCAAAAGTGGCTGACTTTGGTCTTTCAAAGTTCTTTGGGCGAGAGTTTAGCCGGGTTTTGACAACCATGAGGGGAACCATAGGTTATCTAGCGCCTGAATGGATCTCAGGTGAAGCTATCACACCCAAAGTTGATGTTTTTAGCTATGGAATGCTGCTGTTAGAAATTATATCAGGAAGGAGAAACAATGAGTTGTCAGGAGGTGGATTTGAGAACTACTTTCCTCTCCGAGTTGCTAATGCTGTTAACAAAGGAGAAAATGTTGTGATGTTGTTGGATCACAGATTGGAAGGAAATGCCATTTTAGAAGAGCTTCTTAGAGCTTGCAAAGTTGCTTGTTGGTGCATTCAAAATGATGAGAAGGATAGGCCAAACATGGCGCAAGTAGTTCAAATTCTAGAAGATCTTTCAGAAGTGGGGATACCCCCAATCCCAAGGTTTCTTCGACAACTTCAAGATGATGTATCGGAAGTGGTGGTTCATCAGGAGACTTCTTAA